In one Lycium barbarum isolate Lr01 chromosome 7, ASM1917538v2, whole genome shotgun sequence genomic region, the following are encoded:
- the LOC132601579 gene encoding uncharacterized protein LOC132601579 has protein sequence MIKEVRCLASLRVRLLDSEDGVVVVQNRAHSSLVVKVKEKQFSDPYLLQLKEGIHRHKTMAFEQGRDDGTEVDYVFRIYHASIKMAPFEALYGRRCRSPIGWFKVGEAELLGPDLIYQAMKKVKVLSGLKKGKLSPRYIEPYRILRRVGQVAYELELPQKLAAMLRKYVGDPSLVVPTDTITIKDVLTYEEIPIAILDRQVHKLRTKVVASVKVLWRSQRVEEAKWEAKEDMKSRYPHLFEEQAKNAQGNLP, from the exons ATGATAAAAGAAGTTCGGTGTTTGGCCAGTCTtagagttcgacttttggactcggaggatggtgttgttgttgttcagaACAGAGCTCATTCCTCTTTAGTGGTTAAAGTCAAAGAGaagcagtttagtgatccctacttgttacagctgaaagaggggatccACAGGCATAAGACAATGGCTTTTGAACAAGGCAGAGATGATGGTACCGAGGTCGATTACGTATTCcggat ttatcatgctagtattaaGATGGCCCCGTTTGAAGccttgtatgggcgaaggtgtagatcacctattggttggtttaaAGTGGGTGAAGCAGAATTGCTAGGACCAGATTTGATCTACCAGGCTATGAAGAAAGTCAA ggtgttatcaGGTTTaaagaagggaaagctcagtcccagatatattgaaCCTTATAGGATCCTGCGAAGggttggtcaagtagcttatgagcttgaattGCCACAAAAGTTGGCTGCTATGTTAAGGAAGTAtgtgggagacccgtcgttggttgttcctactgatACTATAACAATTAAGGATGTTTTGACTTACGAAGAGATCCCTATAGCCatccttgatcgtcaggttcacaagttgagaactaaagtGGTTGCCTCAGTAAAAGTGCTATGGAGGAGTCAGAGAGTCGAAGAGGCTAAATGGGAAGCCAAAGAGGACATGAAATCCAGGTATCCCcatttgtttgaagagcaagcaaaGAACGCTCAAGGTAACCTTCCATAG
- the LOC132603533 gene encoding rhamnogalacturonan I rhamnosyltransferase 1-like isoform X1, whose protein sequence is MEERERRRRRWGVLGLKGTDSHVEKLKSCIVFPHRSRMKLWMIRATTMVLLWTCFVQFTTLGELWGPSVLKGWPSCFSHEYSSVTSSLVVKSVPARALPPKRVYQNNGYLMVSCNGGLNQMRAAICDMVAIARYLNVTLIVPELDKTSFWADPSEFEDIFDIDHFITSLRDEVRILKELPRRLKRRVVLGMIYTMPPISWSDISYYQHQVLPLIRKYKVVHLNRTDARLANNGLPFEIQKLRCRVNFGALKFTPQIEELGKKVIRLLRQKGPFMVLHLRYEMDMLAFSGCNQGCNKDEVEELTRMRYAYPWWKEKIINSELKRRDGLCPLTPEETALTLRALDIDSSIQVYIAAGEIYGGTRRMASLAAAYPNLVRKETLLEPSELRFFQNHSSQMAALDYLVSLESDIFVPTYDGNMAKVVDGHRRSPILCRHLGFRKTILLDRNLLVDLIDQYNDGSFTWNEFSTAVKEAHAEHMGNPTKRLVIPDRPKEEDYFYSNPWECFEPSNEGETSSSI, encoded by the exons ATGGAAGAGAGGGAAAGGAGGAGAAGGAGATGGGGTGTATTGGGGCTAAAAGGGACAGATAGTCATGTTGAGAAACTGAAGAGTTGTATAGTATTTCCACATAGGTCAAGAATGAAGCTATGGATGATAAGGGCTACAACAATGGTGTTATTGTGGACTTGTTTTGTCCAATTCACCACATTGGGTGAGCTTTGGGGTCCTAGTGTTTTGAAAGGGTGGCCTTCTTGCTTTTCCCATGAGTACTCTTCTGTTACATCATCATTGGTTGTTAAATCTGTCCCTGCTAGAGCTCTTCCACCAAAGA GGGTTTACCAGAATAATGGTTATCTCATGGTTTCATGTAACGGAGGTCTTAATCAAATGCGAGCAGCA ATATGTGATATGGTTGCTATCGCAAGATATTTGAATGTGACTCTTATAGTACCCGAGCTGGATAAAACCTCCTTTTGGGCTGATCCAAG TGAATTTGAAGACATATTTGACATTGATCATTTTATAACGTCCTTGAGGGATGAAGTTCGAATATTGAAAGAGCTACCCCGAAGACTGAAGAGGAGAGTAGTGCTAGGAATGATTTATACCATGCCTCCTATTAGTTGGTCTGATATTTCTTACTACCAACATCAG GTCCTTCCTTTGATACGGAAATATAAAGTTGTTCACTTAAACAGAACTGATGCTCGGCTTGCCAATAATGGTCTGCCTTTTGAAATTCAGAAGCTGCGGTGCCGAGTCAATTTTGGTGCCTTAAAATTTACCCCTCAGATAGAAGAGTTGGGTAAAAAGGTTATTCGACTTCTCAGACAAAAGGGTCCTTTTATGGTGCTGCACCTGAGGTATGAAATGGATATGTTAGCTTTCTCTGGCTGTAATCAGGGCTGCAACAAGGATGAGGTTGAAGAGTTGACAAGAATGAG ATACGCTTATCCGTGGTGGAAAGAAAAAATCATAAACTCTGAATTGAAAAGAAGAGATGGTCTCTGTCCTTTGACACCCGAGGAGACTGCCCTTACTTTAAGGGCATTGGACATTGATTCTAGCATCCAAGTTTATATTGCTGCTGGGGAGATATATGGTGGGACAAGGAGAATGGCGAGTCTTGCGGCAGCTTATCCAAATCTG GTGAGGAAGGAGACACTACTAGAGCCTTCTGAGCTTAGGTTCTTTCAAAATCACTCTTCACAGATGGCTGCATTGGATTATCTTGTTTCGCTGGAGAGTGATATCTTTGTTCCGACATATGATGGAAACATGGCTAAAGTTGTTGACGGACATCGCAG GTCTCCCATTCTATGCAGACATCTTGGATTCAGGAAAACGATTTTGCTGGACAGAAACCTCCTCGTAGATTTGATAGACCAGTATAATGATGGATCGTTTACGTGGAATGAGTTTTCTACTGCTGTTAAGGAAGCTCACGCTGAACACATGGGAAACCCTACGAAGAGGTTGGTGATTCCTGACCGACCTAAAGAAGAGGATTATTTCTACTCCAACCCGTGGGAATGCTTTGAACCATCTAATGAAGGTGAAACATCAAGTAGCATATAA
- the LOC132603533 gene encoding rhamnogalacturonan I rhamnosyltransferase 1-like isoform X3, with the protein MEERERRRRRWGVLGLKGTDSHVEKLKSCIVFPHRSRMKLWMIRATTMVLLWTCFVQFTTLGELWGPSVLKGWPSCFSHEYSSVTSSLVVKSVPARALPPKRVYQNNGYLMVSCNGGLNQMRAAICDMVAIARYLNVTLIVPELDKTSFWADPSEFEDIFDIDHFITSLRDEVRILKELPRRLKRRVVLGMIYTMPPISWSDISYYQHQKLRCRVNFGALKFTPQIEELGKKVIRLLRQKGPFMVLHLRYEMDMLAFSGCNQGCNKDEVEELTRMRYAYPWWKEKIINSELKRRDGLCPLTPEETALTLRALDIDSSIQVYIAAGEIYGGTRRMASLAAAYPNLVRKETLLEPSELRFFQNHSSQMAALDYLVSLESDIFVPTYDGNMAKVVDGHRRSPILCRHLGFRKTILLDRNLLVDLIDQYNDGSFTWNEFSTAVKEAHAEHMGNPTKRLVIPDRPKEEDYFYSNPWECFEPSNEGETSSSI; encoded by the exons ATGGAAGAGAGGGAAAGGAGGAGAAGGAGATGGGGTGTATTGGGGCTAAAAGGGACAGATAGTCATGTTGAGAAACTGAAGAGTTGTATAGTATTTCCACATAGGTCAAGAATGAAGCTATGGATGATAAGGGCTACAACAATGGTGTTATTGTGGACTTGTTTTGTCCAATTCACCACATTGGGTGAGCTTTGGGGTCCTAGTGTTTTGAAAGGGTGGCCTTCTTGCTTTTCCCATGAGTACTCTTCTGTTACATCATCATTGGTTGTTAAATCTGTCCCTGCTAGAGCTCTTCCACCAAAGA GGGTTTACCAGAATAATGGTTATCTCATGGTTTCATGTAACGGAGGTCTTAATCAAATGCGAGCAGCA ATATGTGATATGGTTGCTATCGCAAGATATTTGAATGTGACTCTTATAGTACCCGAGCTGGATAAAACCTCCTTTTGGGCTGATCCAAG TGAATTTGAAGACATATTTGACATTGATCATTTTATAACGTCCTTGAGGGATGAAGTTCGAATATTGAAAGAGCTACCCCGAAGACTGAAGAGGAGAGTAGTGCTAGGAATGATTTATACCATGCCTCCTATTAGTTGGTCTGATATTTCTTACTACCAACATCAG AAGCTGCGGTGCCGAGTCAATTTTGGTGCCTTAAAATTTACCCCTCAGATAGAAGAGTTGGGTAAAAAGGTTATTCGACTTCTCAGACAAAAGGGTCCTTTTATGGTGCTGCACCTGAGGTATGAAATGGATATGTTAGCTTTCTCTGGCTGTAATCAGGGCTGCAACAAGGATGAGGTTGAAGAGTTGACAAGAATGAG ATACGCTTATCCGTGGTGGAAAGAAAAAATCATAAACTCTGAATTGAAAAGAAGAGATGGTCTCTGTCCTTTGACACCCGAGGAGACTGCCCTTACTTTAAGGGCATTGGACATTGATTCTAGCATCCAAGTTTATATTGCTGCTGGGGAGATATATGGTGGGACAAGGAGAATGGCGAGTCTTGCGGCAGCTTATCCAAATCTG GTGAGGAAGGAGACACTACTAGAGCCTTCTGAGCTTAGGTTCTTTCAAAATCACTCTTCACAGATGGCTGCATTGGATTATCTTGTTTCGCTGGAGAGTGATATCTTTGTTCCGACATATGATGGAAACATGGCTAAAGTTGTTGACGGACATCGCAG GTCTCCCATTCTATGCAGACATCTTGGATTCAGGAAAACGATTTTGCTGGACAGAAACCTCCTCGTAGATTTGATAGACCAGTATAATGATGGATCGTTTACGTGGAATGAGTTTTCTACTGCTGTTAAGGAAGCTCACGCTGAACACATGGGAAACCCTACGAAGAGGTTGGTGATTCCTGACCGACCTAAAGAAGAGGATTATTTCTACTCCAACCCGTGGGAATGCTTTGAACCATCTAATGAAGGTGAAACATCAAGTAGCATATAA
- the LOC132603533 gene encoding rhamnogalacturonan I rhamnosyltransferase 1-like isoform X2 encodes MEERERRRRRWGVLGLKGTDSHVEKLKSCIVFPHRSRMKLWMIRATTMVLLWTCFVQFTTLGELWGPSVLKGWPSCFSHEYSSVTSSLVVKSVPARALPPKRVYQNNGYLMVSCNGGLNQMRAAICDMVAIARYLNVTLIVPELDKTSFWADPSEFEDIFDIDHFITSLRDEVRILKELPRRLKRRVVLGMIYTMPPISWSDISYYQHQVLPLIRKYKVVHLNRTDARLANNGLPFEIQKLRCRVNFGALKFTPQIEELGKKVIRLLRQKGPFMVLHLRYEMDMLAFSGCNQGCNKDEVEELTRMRYAYPWWKEKIINSELKRRDGLCPLTPEETALTLRALDIDSSIQVYIAAGEIYGGTRRMASLAAAYPNLVRKETLLEPSELRFFQNHSSQMAALDYLVSLESDIFVPTYDGNMAKVVDGHRRHLGFRKTILLDRNLLVDLIDQYNDGSFTWNEFSTAVKEAHAEHMGNPTKRLVIPDRPKEEDYFYSNPWECFEPSNEGETSSSI; translated from the exons ATGGAAGAGAGGGAAAGGAGGAGAAGGAGATGGGGTGTATTGGGGCTAAAAGGGACAGATAGTCATGTTGAGAAACTGAAGAGTTGTATAGTATTTCCACATAGGTCAAGAATGAAGCTATGGATGATAAGGGCTACAACAATGGTGTTATTGTGGACTTGTTTTGTCCAATTCACCACATTGGGTGAGCTTTGGGGTCCTAGTGTTTTGAAAGGGTGGCCTTCTTGCTTTTCCCATGAGTACTCTTCTGTTACATCATCATTGGTTGTTAAATCTGTCCCTGCTAGAGCTCTTCCACCAAAGA GGGTTTACCAGAATAATGGTTATCTCATGGTTTCATGTAACGGAGGTCTTAATCAAATGCGAGCAGCA ATATGTGATATGGTTGCTATCGCAAGATATTTGAATGTGACTCTTATAGTACCCGAGCTGGATAAAACCTCCTTTTGGGCTGATCCAAG TGAATTTGAAGACATATTTGACATTGATCATTTTATAACGTCCTTGAGGGATGAAGTTCGAATATTGAAAGAGCTACCCCGAAGACTGAAGAGGAGAGTAGTGCTAGGAATGATTTATACCATGCCTCCTATTAGTTGGTCTGATATTTCTTACTACCAACATCAG GTCCTTCCTTTGATACGGAAATATAAAGTTGTTCACTTAAACAGAACTGATGCTCGGCTTGCCAATAATGGTCTGCCTTTTGAAATTCAGAAGCTGCGGTGCCGAGTCAATTTTGGTGCCTTAAAATTTACCCCTCAGATAGAAGAGTTGGGTAAAAAGGTTATTCGACTTCTCAGACAAAAGGGTCCTTTTATGGTGCTGCACCTGAGGTATGAAATGGATATGTTAGCTTTCTCTGGCTGTAATCAGGGCTGCAACAAGGATGAGGTTGAAGAGTTGACAAGAATGAG ATACGCTTATCCGTGGTGGAAAGAAAAAATCATAAACTCTGAATTGAAAAGAAGAGATGGTCTCTGTCCTTTGACACCCGAGGAGACTGCCCTTACTTTAAGGGCATTGGACATTGATTCTAGCATCCAAGTTTATATTGCTGCTGGGGAGATATATGGTGGGACAAGGAGAATGGCGAGTCTTGCGGCAGCTTATCCAAATCTG GTGAGGAAGGAGACACTACTAGAGCCTTCTGAGCTTAGGTTCTTTCAAAATCACTCTTCACAGATGGCTGCATTGGATTATCTTGTTTCGCTGGAGAGTGATATCTTTGTTCCGACATATGATGGAAACATGGCTAAAGTTGTTGACGGACATCGCAG ACATCTTGGATTCAGGAAAACGATTTTGCTGGACAGAAACCTCCTCGTAGATTTGATAGACCAGTATAATGATGGATCGTTTACGTGGAATGAGTTTTCTACTGCTGTTAAGGAAGCTCACGCTGAACACATGGGAAACCCTACGAAGAGGTTGGTGATTCCTGACCGACCTAAAGAAGAGGATTATTTCTACTCCAACCCGTGGGAATGCTTTGAACCATCTAATGAAGGTGAAACATCAAGTAGCATATAA
- the LOC132601580 gene encoding flavonol 3-O-glucosyltransferase UGT89B1-like has translation MEDEWFIEVHIFNVQNLSLATISSYGLVINTFTELESVYLDHLMKDLGHGRVWSVGPVLLQDDEEDNSSVPSQRGGEILSWLDTCDDNSVVYVCFESQAVLTNRQMEELAKGLKRSGLKFIWSTKGHVSTDHGKIPYGLEDQVAGRGMVIREWAPQVLILRHQAVSVFLTHCGWNSILEGLVAGVTMLAWPMGADQFVNANLIVDELKVAVRVCEGAKTVPNSEELVGFLAEVVGLEGKGAELKARVSELRKAALNGIKGGGSSFENLEEFIKHLGEEAAKIKR, from the exons ATGGAAGATGA ATGGTTTATAGAGGTTCACATTTTTAACGTACAAAATCTTTCTCTTGCTACCATATCGAGTTATGGACTAGTAATCAACACGTTCACCGAGTTGGAAAGTGTGTACTTAGATCATCTTATGAAAGATTTGGGTCATGGGAGGGTTTGGTCAGTGGGTCCAGTATTGCTTCAAGATGATGAGGAGGATAATTCTTCTGTCCCATCGCAAAGAGGCGGTGAAATATTGTCATGGCTTGACACTTGTGACGATAATTCAGTGGTATACGTATGCTTTGAAAGCCAAGCAGTGCTGACAAATAGACAGATGGAAGAGCTAGCTAAGGGCTTGAAGAGAAGTGGGCTCAAGTTCATTTGGTCTACAAAAGGACACGTGTCAACTGATCATGGCAAGATCCCATATGGGCTTGAAGATCAAGTGGCTGGAAGAGGTATGGTGATTAGGGAGTGGGCCCCACAAGTGTTGATACTAAGGCATCAAGCTGTGAGTGTATTCTTGACTCATTGTGGTTGGAACTCGATTCTTGAAGGCCTGGTAGCAGGAGTGACAATGTTAGCATGGCCAATGGGAGCTGACCAATTTGTGAATGCTAACCTTATAGTGGATGAGCTTAAGGTTGCTGTTAGAGTTTGTGAAggtgctaaaacagttccaaacTCGGAGGAATTGGTTGGTTTTTTAGCTGAAGTTGTGGGATTGGAAGGAAAAGGAGCAGAATTGAAGGCACGGGTGTCAGAGTTGCGTAAAGCAGCATTGAATGGTATTAAAGGAGGTGGAAGCTCATTCGAGAATTTGGAAGAGTTCATTAAGCATTTAGGAGAAGAGGCTGCAAAAATCAAAAGGTAA